The following proteins are encoded in a genomic region of Streptococcus equi subsp. equi:
- the gaf gene encoding GAF domain-containing protein produces MNKTTKIEHYQLLLAQAKALFSNESNALANLSNASALLKMTLPHSVFAGFYLFDGQELILGPFQGKVSCVHIKLGKGVCGESAQSGQTIIVDDVKKHANYISCDSAAMSEIVVPMLKAGRLVGVLDLDSSLVADYDQIDQDYLEQFVALLLENTSFRFDMFGVEN; encoded by the coding sequence ATGAATAAGACGACAAAAATTGAACATTATCAGCTATTATTGGCTCAAGCTAAAGCCTTATTTTCTAATGAAAGCAATGCCTTGGCCAATCTCTCTAATGCTAGTGCCCTCTTAAAAATGACCCTGCCTCATTCTGTTTTTGCAGGCTTTTACCTTTTTGATGGTCAAGAATTGATCCTTGGTCCCTTTCAGGGAAAGGTTTCCTGTGTGCATATCAAGCTTGGCAAGGGAGTATGTGGAGAATCAGCTCAATCTGGTCAAACCATCATCGTTGATGATGTCAAAAAGCATGCTAATTACATTTCCTGTGATTCAGCAGCCATGAGCGAGATTGTTGTGCCAATGCTTAAGGCTGGCAGGCTTGTTGGTGTTCTGGATTTGGATTCCAGTCTTGTTGCTGATTATGATCAGATAGATCAAGACTATTTAGAGCAATTTGTAGCCTTATTACTAGAAAATACATCTTTTCGTTTTGACATGTTTGGAGTTGAGAATTAA
- the dnaX gene encoding DNA polymerase III subunits gamma and tau, which yields MYQALYRKYRSQTFAEMVGQSVISTTLKQAVESEKISHAYLFSGPRGTGKTSAAKIFAKAMNCPNQVKGEPCNHCDICRDITTGSLEDVIEIDAASNNGVDEIRDIRDKSTYAPSRATYKVYIIDEVHMLSTGAFNALLKTLEEPSDNVVFILATTELHKIPATILSRVQRFEFKAIKQPAICEHLAAILDKEGIAYEIEALHLIARRAEGGMRDALSILDQALSLSFDNRVTLAIAEEITGSISISALDDYVQHLIRQKTSQALANLETIYDSGKSMSRFATDLLTYFRDLLIVKSGGDHHRQSALFDDNLAVSFDQLFTMIATVTKHLPEIKKGTHPRIYAEMMTIQLAEQGQAADTAIPSSLLADVDDLKHEISQLRETISQLQAQKGLTAQATPAHSIKPKAFTYKVDREKILKIMEETVQDSQQSRQYLEALKSAWNEILDSISAQDRALLLGSEPVLANSENAILAFEAAFNAEQAMKRQDLNDMFGNIMSKAAGFSPHILAVPKADFHHIRSEFAMTIKTKKETAKESEQATFDMPEGFDFLTDKIHLIED from the coding sequence ATGTATCAAGCCCTTTACCGGAAGTATCGTAGCCAGACCTTTGCTGAAATGGTTGGGCAGTCAGTTATTTCGACCACCTTAAAGCAGGCTGTTGAGTCAGAAAAGATAAGCCATGCTTACCTCTTTTCAGGTCCAAGAGGAACTGGTAAAACCAGCGCAGCCAAAATTTTTGCTAAGGCAATGAACTGCCCTAATCAGGTCAAGGGAGAGCCCTGCAATCATTGTGATATTTGCCGAGATATTACAACTGGCAGCCTGGAGGACGTGATTGAAATTGATGCTGCCTCTAATAATGGTGTTGATGAAATTCGCGATATTCGAGATAAGTCAACCTATGCTCCTAGCCGGGCAACCTACAAGGTTTATATTATTGATGAGGTGCATATGCTATCAACAGGGGCCTTCAATGCGCTCCTAAAGACCCTTGAAGAGCCGAGTGACAATGTGGTTTTTATCCTAGCCACAACAGAACTACACAAGATTCCAGCTACTATTTTGTCTAGAGTCCAGCGATTTGAATTTAAAGCCATTAAGCAGCCAGCTATTTGTGAGCATTTGGCGGCGATACTGGACAAGGAGGGCATAGCCTATGAAATAGAGGCGCTTCATTTAATTGCAAGACGAGCAGAAGGTGGCATGCGTGATGCCCTATCCATTTTAGATCAGGCCTTGAGCCTATCCTTTGACAATCGAGTGACGCTTGCTATTGCAGAAGAAATCACAGGCTCTATTTCTATTTCGGCCTTAGACGACTACGTTCAGCATCTCATCAGGCAAAAAACAAGTCAGGCCTTAGCTAATCTAGAAACAATTTATGATAGTGGCAAGAGCATGAGTCGCTTTGCAACGGATCTGCTAACCTATTTTAGAGACCTGCTCATTGTGAAATCAGGTGGTGATCATCACAGGCAGTCAGCTCTTTTTGATGATAACCTTGCAGTGTCTTTTGATCAGCTTTTTACAATGATTGCTACAGTAACCAAGCATTTGCCTGAGATCAAAAAAGGAACCCATCCTAGAATCTACGCTGAAATGATGACCATTCAGCTGGCAGAGCAAGGACAAGCAGCAGACACTGCGATACCGTCTAGCCTGCTAGCTGATGTTGATGACTTGAAGCATGAGATTAGTCAGCTGAGGGAGACGATATCACAGCTACAGGCTCAAAAGGGTCTAACTGCGCAGGCTACACCAGCTCATTCCATCAAGCCAAAGGCCTTTACCTACAAGGTTGATCGGGAAAAGATATTGAAAATCATGGAGGAAACTGTTCAAGATAGCCAGCAGTCACGACAATATTTAGAAGCGCTAAAAAGTGCTTGGAATGAGATTTTAGATAGTATTTCTGCACAGGATCGAGCTTTGTTACTAGGCTCGGAGCCTGTTTTAGCCAATAGTGAAAATGCTATTTTGGCCTTTGAGGCCGCCTTTAACGCTGAGCAGGCCATGAAGCGTCAGGATTTGAATGATATGTTTGGGAATATCATGAGTAAGGCAGCAGGGTTTTCTCCTCATATCTTGGCAGTACCAAAGGCAGACTTCCACCATATTCGCTCGGAGTTTGCCATGACCATCAAAACCAAAAAAGAGACAGCCAAAGAGTCTGAGCAAGCGACCTTTGACATGCCTGAGGGGTTTGACTTTTTAACTGATAAGATTCATCTCATAGAGGATTAG
- the birA gene encoding biotin--protein ligase translates to MKTSEKIYQLLACSDDYVSGEYLAEQLKLSRTSVWKSIKSLESQGLHIESLKHKGYRLIQGDILLPELISQELNMPLSYHEKSQSTQLDAKQGIELKHTAPRLYLAPSQYAAKGRLNRQFFASPHGGIYMSLHLKPNVPYADMPPYTMMVASSIVKAISRLTGIDTQIKWVNDIYLGHKKIAGILTEAITSVETGVITDVIIGVGLNFFVTEFSENLKERAGSLFSNKPSITRNALIIDIWKLFTTIPIKDHIKVYKEKSLVLQKQVSFQENDRQKTATAIDLTDEGHLIVQLDNGQLQVLRSGEISLSSWGD, encoded by the coding sequence ATGAAGACATCTGAAAAAATTTACCAATTACTAGCTTGCAGCGACGACTATGTCAGTGGAGAATACTTGGCAGAGCAGCTCAAGCTTTCTAGAACCTCTGTCTGGAAATCCATCAAAAGCCTTGAAAGTCAAGGCCTTCACATTGAATCCCTCAAGCATAAGGGCTATCGCCTTATTCAAGGAGATATATTGCTGCCAGAGCTCATCAGCCAAGAGCTCAACATGCCTTTATCTTATCATGAGAAAAGCCAGTCAACACAGCTAGACGCCAAGCAAGGAATCGAGCTAAAGCATACTGCTCCTAGGCTCTATCTCGCTCCAAGTCAGTATGCGGCCAAGGGGCGGCTTAATCGCCAATTCTTTGCGTCACCTCATGGCGGCATTTACATGTCCTTGCATCTCAAGCCAAATGTTCCTTACGCAGACATGCCTCCTTACACCATGATGGTGGCCTCTAGTATTGTTAAGGCTATTTCAAGATTGACCGGTATTGACACCCAAATCAAATGGGTCAATGATATTTACCTTGGCCATAAAAAAATCGCCGGTATCCTGACTGAGGCCATTACCTCTGTGGAAACAGGCGTCATTACTGATGTGATTATTGGCGTAGGGCTTAACTTTTTTGTAACCGAATTTTCTGAAAACCTCAAAGAACGAGCAGGCTCTCTTTTTAGCAACAAGCCTAGTATTACTCGAAATGCCCTAATCATTGACATTTGGAAGCTCTTTACCACAATACCAATCAAGGACCATATTAAGGTCTACAAAGAAAAATCACTTGTCCTTCAAAAACAAGTGAGCTTCCAAGAAAATGATCGTCAAAAAACAGCAACTGCCATTGACCTGACTGATGAAGGACACCTCATCGTTCAATTAGACAATGGTCAGCTACAGGTCTTAAGGAGCGGCGAAATTAGTCTTTCTTCCTGGGGGGATTAA
- the inlA_2 gene encoding internalin A precursor InlA codes for MKSKKLMLMASLFMACHLTLTACQSTKQPTNQPKTNRQLKKRPKRNSLKRLSKQEKTVRE; via the coding sequence ATGAAAAGTAAAAAATTAATGCTAATGGCTAGCCTGTTTATGGCTTGTCACCTGACCCTGACAGCTTGTCAGTCGACAAAGCAGCCAACAAATCAGCCTAAGACAAACAGACAGCTAAAAAAGCGACCAAAAAGAAACAGTCTAAAAAGGTTAAGCAAACAAGAAAAGACCGTAAGGGAGTAG
- the inlA_3 gene encoding internalin A precursor InlA, with product MTKDSKILSRTENGIVVEHNGHSHFIFYADLKGSKFEYLIPKDADLNKPEQTKAASGHHHTSANDPHHHYVFNPADIVAEDALGYIVRHGDHYHYILKSSLGGQVAYPVPNHVPLSAPSSPSGKFAGVDYPTSDGFLFDGTGIVGRTSYGLIVDHNGHNHLVTYESLRNSKWKHLIEQPKEEAPAKPQSDLEKTIALKKAYLAKSLNIPEDSIRVEHTEEGIILDYPHGDHRHATYIDDIDLSKPFDPHAVDPHAKDRIGMATLRKLGFDEEVISSIIHANAPTEFPSRERDLEKMKAWLATVEYLNIGEIKDPLKRAGLNLMPNIQILGIGFTPITDITPVYQFKNLKQLWMTQTGIKNYDFLKNLPTLEGIDISQNGVSDLSFLKAFPHYKVISAAGNDITDISILKELPNLESVNLDFNKITDLSALANAQKLVAVSLEHNQIKDLSALSNKGQLTKLFVSNNPDLDLSTLKSSALKEITAKEVNLQSLSFVKDLPALEQLVVDQNKLNSLTGLEHNKSLIQLSANQNMINSLALPGTQSSLQSLNLEENQLTNFEGVNNYLALEAINVNRNKINTLALKEPNQTLKYIQADGNHFPAEELAAESGQFPQGIIKNFKAAEGGSLNNATPAEAVEDEHKPADTDQEAADKHDHEHHDHDEHHHG from the coding sequence TTGACCAAGGATTCAAAAATCTTATCTAGAACAGAAAACGGTATTGTTGTTGAGCATAATGGGCATTCGCATTTTATTTTTTATGCAGATCTCAAGGGCAGCAAGTTTGAGTACCTGATTCCAAAGGACGCTGACCTAAACAAGCCTGAGCAGACCAAGGCAGCATCAGGTCATCACCATACTAGTGCTAATGACCCGCACCATCACTATGTGTTTAACCCAGCTGATATTGTAGCTGAGGACGCCTTGGGCTATATTGTCCGTCATGGTGATCATTACCACTATATCCTAAAAAGCTCACTAGGTGGTCAGGTAGCTTATCCAGTGCCTAACCATGTGCCACTATCAGCTCCATCATCACCGTCTGGAAAATTTGCAGGTGTTGATTACCCAACAAGTGATGGCTTCTTGTTTGACGGGACAGGTATTGTCGGTCGAACATCATATGGATTGATTGTTGATCACAATGGCCACAATCATTTAGTCACTTATGAAAGCTTGCGTAACAGCAAGTGGAAGCATTTAATCGAACAGCCAAAGGAAGAAGCACCAGCTAAGCCACAAAGTGATCTTGAGAAAACGATTGCTTTGAAAAAAGCATATTTGGCTAAGTCATTAAATATTCCTGAGGACAGCATTCGTGTGGAGCATACAGAAGAAGGTATCATTCTTGACTATCCACATGGTGACCATCGTCATGCAACCTATATTGACGATATTGATTTATCAAAACCTTTTGATCCTCATGCAGTAGATCCGCATGCTAAGGATAGAATCGGTATGGCAACTCTGAGAAAGCTTGGCTTTGATGAGGAAGTGATTTCGTCCATTATCCATGCAAATGCACCAACTGAGTTTCCATCAAGAGAGCGAGACCTAGAGAAAATGAAGGCATGGTTGGCGACTGTTGAATACCTCAATATCGGTGAGATTAAGGATCCTCTTAAGCGGGCAGGTTTAAACCTGATGCCTAATATACAGATTTTAGGTATTGGCTTTACCCCAATCACTGATATTACCCCAGTCTACCAGTTCAAGAACCTCAAACAATTGTGGATGACACAGACCGGCATTAAAAATTATGATTTCTTGAAGAACCTGCCAACGCTTGAAGGAATTGATATTTCTCAAAATGGTGTTTCTGATTTGAGCTTCCTTAAAGCCTTTCCGCATTACAAGGTAATTTCGGCAGCAGGAAATGATATCACAGATATTTCTATTTTGAAAGAATTGCCAAACCTAGAGTCCGTTAACCTTGACTTTAACAAGATTACAGATCTTTCTGCCTTGGCAAATGCTCAAAAGCTAGTCGCTGTCAGCCTAGAGCACAATCAGATTAAGGACTTGAGTGCCTTGTCAAACAAGGGACAATTGACCAAACTCTTTGTGTCAAACAACCCTGACCTTGATTTGTCAACCTTAAAATCCTCTGCTCTCAAGGAAATCACTGCCAAGGAGGTTAATTTACAAAGCCTTAGCTTTGTCAAGGATCTACCGGCATTAGAGCAGCTAGTGGTTGACCAAAACAAGCTTAACAGCTTGACAGGTCTTGAGCACAATAAGAGCCTGATTCAGCTATCAGCTAACCAGAACATGATTAATAGCTTGGCCTTACCAGGTACACAAAGCTCATTACAGTCTCTTAACCTTGAAGAGAACCAGCTGACTAATTTTGAGGGTGTCAACAATTATCTCGCCCTAGAAGCAATTAATGTTAATCGTAACAAGATTAACACCTTGGCCTTGAAGGAGCCTAACCAAACCCTGAAATACATTCAGGCTGATGGTAACCACTTCCCAGCTGAGGAGCTAGCTGCTGAAAGCGGACAATTCCCACAAGGAATTATCAAGAACTTCAAGGCAGCAGAGGGTGGTAGTCTAAATAATGCCACACCAGCAGAAGCTGTTGAAGACGAGCATAAGCCGGCTGATACTGATCAAGAGGCAGCAGATAAGCATGACCATGAGCATCATGATCACGATGAGCACCACCATGGTTAA
- the metK gene encoding S-adenosylmethionine synthetase, which yields MSERKLFTSESVSEGHPDKIADQISDAILDAILAKDPEAHVAAETCVYTGSVHVFGEISTTAYVDINRVVRDTIAEIGYTEAEYGFSAESVGVHPSLVEQSPDIAQGVNEALEAREGQSDDFNAIGAGDQGLMFGFAIDETPELMPLPISLSHQLVRRLATLRKSGEISYLRPDAKSQVTVEYDEHDKPVRVDTVVISTQHDPEVSNDQIRQDMIEQVIKAVIPAHYLDEKTRFLINPTGRFVIGGPQGDSGLTGRKIIVDTYGGYARHGGGAFSGKDATKVDRSASYAARYIAKNLVAAGLASKAEVQLAYAIGVAQPVSVRVDTFGTSTVSESILEAAVRQVFDLRPAGIIKMLDLKRPIYRQTAAYGHMGRTDIDLPWEQLDKVSPLTEAVAALSEGA from the coding sequence ATGTCAGAACGTAAACTTTTCACGTCTGAATCAGTATCTGAAGGGCATCCAGATAAGATTGCAGACCAAATTTCAGATGCTATTTTAGATGCTATTTTAGCCAAGGATCCAGAGGCACACGTTGCTGCAGAGACCTGCGTTTACACAGGCTCGGTCCACGTTTTTGGAGAAATTTCAACAACTGCCTATGTGGATATTAATCGTGTGGTTCGTGATACCATCGCTGAGATTGGCTATACTGAGGCAGAATATGGCTTTTCAGCAGAATCAGTGGGTGTTCATCCATCTCTGGTTGAGCAGTCACCAGATATTGCTCAAGGCGTTAATGAAGCACTTGAAGCACGTGAAGGACAAAGCGATGATTTCAATGCGATTGGTGCTGGGGATCAGGGGCTAATGTTTGGCTTTGCAATTGATGAGACACCAGAACTAATGCCACTGCCGATTTCCTTATCTCACCAGCTTGTACGCCGTTTGGCGACACTGCGAAAATCAGGTGAGATCAGCTATTTGCGTCCAGACGCTAAATCACAGGTTACGGTCGAATATGATGAACATGATAAGCCTGTTCGTGTTGATACAGTTGTTATATCAACCCAGCATGATCCAGAAGTAAGCAATGACCAGATTCGTCAAGATATGATTGAGCAGGTGATTAAGGCTGTTATTCCAGCCCATTATCTAGATGAGAAGACAAGATTCCTTATCAATCCGACTGGGCGTTTTGTTATTGGTGGTCCTCAGGGAGATTCTGGCTTGACTGGTCGTAAGATCATTGTTGACACCTATGGTGGCTATGCGCGTCATGGTGGTGGTGCCTTCTCTGGTAAAGACGCAACTAAGGTTGACCGCTCAGCCTCTTATGCAGCTCGTTATATTGCCAAAAACCTTGTGGCAGCAGGGCTTGCAAGTAAAGCAGAGGTTCAATTAGCCTATGCTATCGGGGTTGCACAGCCAGTTTCAGTTCGTGTGGATACCTTTGGGACATCAACAGTGTCAGAAAGTATTTTGGAAGCGGCTGTTCGTCAGGTCTTTGACCTGCGCCCAGCAGGGATCATTAAGATGCTTGATCTCAAGCGTCCAATCTATAGGCAGACAGCAGCCTATGGGCACATGGGGCGAACAGACATTGACCTGCCTTGGGAACAATTGGACAAGGTATCTCCATTGACAGAAGCGGTGGCAGCACTGTCAGAGGGTGCTTAA
- the murAB gene encoding UDP-N-acetylglucosamine 1-carboxyvinyltransferase, translating into MRKIIINGGKALSGEVAVSGAKNSVVALIPAIILADDVVTLDGVPAISDVDSLIEIMKLMGAMVTYQGDTLEIDPRGVQDIPMPYGKINSLRASYYFYGSLLGRFGQAVVGLPGGCDLGPRPIDLHLKAFEAMGAQISYEGASMHLMTEAQQLHGAHIYMDTISVGATINTMIAATKAKGKTIIENAAREPEIIDVATLLNNMGAHIRGAGTDVITIEGVERLHGTRHQVIPDRIEAGTYIALAAAVGSGVRITNVLYEHLESFIAKLEEMGVRMTVEEDSIFVEKQEALKAVTIKTSPYPGFATDLQQPLTPLLLRTEGRGSIIDTIYEKRVNHVPELARMGADIAILGSQIVYHGSNRLSGAQVKATDLRAGAALVIAGLMAQGKTEISNIEFILRGYANIIDKLTALGADIQLIED; encoded by the coding sequence ATGCGAAAAATTATTATTAATGGTGGAAAAGCCTTATCCGGAGAGGTGGCAGTTTCAGGCGCTAAAAATAGCGTTGTAGCTCTCATTCCTGCGATTATTTTGGCAGACGATGTTGTCACTTTAGATGGGGTACCAGCTATTAGTGATGTTGACAGTCTTATTGAAATCATGAAGCTCATGGGAGCTATGGTGACCTATCAGGGGGATACCTTGGAGATTGACCCCAGAGGGGTTCAAGATATTCCTATGCCTTATGGTAAAATTAACAGCCTAAGAGCCTCTTACTATTTTTATGGCAGTCTATTGGGACGCTTTGGGCAGGCGGTTGTGGGCTTGCCGGGTGGCTGTGACTTAGGCCCTAGGCCTATTGATCTTCATCTGAAGGCTTTTGAAGCAATGGGGGCCCAGATATCTTATGAGGGAGCAAGCATGCACCTGATGACAGAGGCTCAGCAGCTTCATGGCGCTCATATCTACATGGATACTATCAGTGTAGGCGCTACCATTAATACTATGATTGCTGCGACAAAGGCAAAGGGTAAGACCATTATTGAAAATGCAGCTAGAGAGCCTGAGATTATTGACGTTGCGACACTGTTAAATAACATGGGGGCGCATATTCGTGGTGCAGGTACTGATGTGATTACGATTGAGGGAGTTGAAAGGCTTCATGGCACCAGACATCAGGTGATCCCAGATCGCATTGAGGCTGGTACCTATATTGCCTTGGCAGCCGCTGTTGGTAGTGGGGTAAGGATTACCAATGTCCTTTACGAGCACTTAGAGAGCTTTATTGCTAAGCTAGAGGAAATGGGTGTGAGAATGACGGTTGAAGAGGATTCTATTTTTGTGGAAAAGCAGGAAGCCTTGAAAGCAGTCACTATTAAAACCTCTCCCTATCCAGGCTTTGCCACTGACCTACAGCAGCCTTTGACTCCTCTGCTTTTAAGGACTGAGGGTCGTGGTAGTATCATTGATACGATATATGAAAAGCGTGTCAACCATGTGCCAGAGCTTGCTCGTATGGGAGCAGATATTGCCATTCTTGGCAGCCAAATTGTTTATCATGGCTCTAATCGCCTCAGTGGGGCACAGGTTAAGGCAACTGATTTGCGGGCTGGTGCTGCTTTGGTGATTGCAGGTCTAATGGCTCAGGGTAAAACCGAGATTAGCAATATTGAGTTTATTTTACGTGGCTATGCTAACATTATTGATAAGCTAACAGCCTTAGGGGCTGATATTCAGCTTATTGAGGATTAA
- a CDS encoding transposase, with the protein MLEILDLSRSTYYYQVKQLAQEDKDMDLKELIQGIYDEHHGNYGYRRIHLELRNRGFIVNHKKVQRLMTVMGLKARIRRKRKYSSYKGEVGKKADNLIKRQFEGSKPYEKCYTDVTEFTLPEGKLYLSPVLDGYNSEIIDFTLSRSPDLKQVQTMLEKAFPADSYNGTILHSDQGWQYQHQSYHHFLETKGIRPSMSRKGNSPDNGMMESFFGILKSEMFYGLETTYQSLNELEQAITDYIFYYNNKRIKAKLKGLSPVQYRTKSFH; encoded by the coding sequence TTGCTTGAAATCCTTGATTTATCGCGGTCAACCTATTATTATCAAGTCAAGCAACTAGCTCAAGAAGATAAGGACATGGACTTAAAGGAGCTCATTCAAGGCATCTATGATGAACATCATGGCAATTATGGCTATCGTCGCATTCATCTGGAACTAAGAAATCGTGGTTTTATCGTCAATCACAAAAAAGTACAACGTTTGATGACTGTCATGGGCTTAAAAGCTCGTATCCGTCGTAAGCGCAAGTATTCTTCTTACAAAGGTGAGGTTGGCAAAAAGGCTGATAATCTGATTAAACGTCAGTTTGAAGGTTCTAAGCCCTACGAGAAGTGCTATACCGATGTGACGGAATTTACCTTACCTGAGGGGAAACTCTATCTATCGCCTGTTCTTGACGGCTATAACAGTGAGATTATTGATTTCACCCTGTCTCGATCGCCTGACTTGAAGCAAGTACAAACCATGCTTGAGAAGGCTTTTCCAGCGGATTCGTACAATGGAACGATTCTCCACAGCGATCAAGGCTGGCAATATCAACATCAGTCTTATCATCACTTTTTGGAGACTAAAGGCATTCGTCCATCCATGTCTCGCAAGGGAAATAGTCCAGATAATGGGATGATGGAGTCCTTCTTTGGTATTCTCAAATCTGAGATGTTTTACGGCCTTGAGACAACTTATCAATCCCTTAATGAGCTTGAACAAGCTATTACAGATTACATTTTTTACTACAACAACAAACGCATTAAAGCAAAGCTAAAAGGACTTAGCCCTGTGCAATACAGAACTAAATCCTTTCACTAA
- the uidB gene encoding sugar transporter: MEKTIDQRVEEVTYNRAKVWQLVLFALNNASTNIYLFTFMFVTYFSTGVLGLAAIFVSQIMGYIRIFDGFIDPAIGILIDKTETKFGKYRPILIIGNIITALSLILLLGLSGVSENIRFPLFILVLIIHKIGYSMQQTITKAGQTALTNDPKQRPIFNIVDAIMTTLLMTGGQFVVSSFLVPKFGNFTPAFFHVLIYGTIVISAILGLLAVLGIWSKDRKEFFGLGENTQKTALKDYLKVIKGNQPLQVLSIAAALVKFAVQFFGDSVVMVILFGVLFGNYALSGQFSLLFIVPGILINIAFSGIARKRGLRFSYIRALQIGLVGLLAFGIVLFMGNKGDLSLSHINLYTILFTVTLIIARYASQAPASLVLTMGADISDYETSESGRYVSGMIGTIFSLTDSIASSFAPMVIGAVLAGIGFSKTYPTIETPLTPSLKMALIALHVGIPFVALLVALILMSFYKLDKEEMVRIQEKIQVMKASSDKERVQAIAKNVPLSDMDYVDVTKYPVDKD, from the coding sequence ATGGAGAAAACAATTGACCAAAGGGTTGAAGAGGTTACCTATAACCGCGCTAAGGTTTGGCAGCTTGTTTTATTTGCTTTAAACAATGCTTCAACCAATATCTACCTATTCACATTTATGTTTGTGACCTACTTTTCAACAGGTGTTCTAGGCTTGGCAGCTATTTTTGTCAGCCAGATCATGGGTTATATTCGTATTTTTGATGGCTTTATTGATCCTGCGATTGGTATCTTGATTGATAAAACAGAAACTAAGTTTGGTAAGTATCGTCCGATCCTAATCATCGGAAATATTATCACAGCCCTATCACTTATTCTGCTGCTTGGTCTAAGTGGAGTTAGTGAGAACATTCGTTTTCCACTTTTTATTCTGGTTTTGATTATCCATAAGATCGGCTACTCTATGCAGCAAACCATCACTAAGGCTGGTCAGACAGCCCTTACTAATGATCCGAAGCAGCGTCCAATCTTTAACATTGTTGATGCCATTATGACAACCTTGCTGATGACTGGTGGACAGTTTGTTGTGTCAAGCTTCTTGGTTCCAAAATTTGGTAACTTCACACCAGCCTTCTTCCACGTGTTGATTTATGGCACGATTGTTATCTCAGCTATTTTGGGTCTATTGGCAGTGCTTGGTATTTGGAGCAAGGACAGAAAGGAATTCTTTGGTCTTGGTGAAAATACGCAAAAGACAGCTCTGAAGGACTATTTGAAGGTTATCAAGGGCAACCAGCCGCTACAGGTCCTATCAATTGCCGCAGCCTTGGTTAAGTTTGCTGTTCAATTCTTTGGTGATTCGGTTGTCATGGTTATCTTGTTTGGTGTTTTATTTGGTAACTATGCTTTGTCTGGTCAATTCTCATTGCTGTTTATTGTTCCGGGGATTTTGATTAATATTGCTTTTTCAGGTATTGCTCGTAAGAGAGGTTTGCGTTTCTCATATATCAGAGCTCTTCAGATTGGCTTGGTTGGCTTGTTAGCCTTTGGTATTGTGCTCTTTATGGGTAATAAAGGGGATCTCAGCCTAAGTCATATTAACCTTTACACTATTTTGTTTACTGTGACACTGATTATTGCTCGCTATGCCTCACAAGCGCCTGCTAGCTTGGTGCTAACAATGGGAGCTGATATTTCAGACTACGAAACATCAGAATCAGGCCGTTATGTCTCAGGAATGATTGGTACAATCTTCTCCTTGACTGACTCGATTGCATCATCATTTGCGCCAATGGTTATTGGTGCAGTGCTGGCTGGTATTGGTTTTTCAAAGACTTACCCAACGATTGAGACACCGCTTACCCCAAGTCTAAAGATGGCCTTGATTGCGCTGCATGTCGGTATTCCATTTGTAGCCTTACTAGTGGCTTTGATTTTGATGTCATTCTACAAGCTTGACAAAGAGGAAATGGTGCGTATTCAAGAGAAGATTCAAGTGATGAAAGCAAGCTCTGATAAGGAACGCGTGCAGGCTATCGCTAAAAATGTACCACTGTCAGACATGGACTATGTTGATGTGACAAAATATCCTGTTGATAAGGATTAG